AAACTCCTGGAAAGAATGATAGAGCCCGAAAGAGTTATAATCTTCAGAGTCCCCTGGATTAATGATAAGGGGGAGATAATAATAAACAGAGGTTTTAGAATAGAGATGAATTCCGCAATAGGTCCTTATAAAGGAGGATTGCGTTTTCATCCTAGTGTTAACCTCAGTATTTTAAAATTTCTGGCATTTGAACAGGTGTTCAAAAACTCATTAACCACTTTACCAATGGGTGGAGCAAAAGGAGGTTCTGATTTCGACCCTAAAGGTAAATCGGATAATGATATAATGAGCTTTTCACAGTCGTTTATGACAGAATTGTTTCGACATATTGGGCCAAATACAGATGTTCCTGCAGGAGATATTGGGGTAGGTGGCAGAGAAATTGGATATTTATTTGGTCAGTATAAAAGGTTAAGAAATGAATTTACCGGGGTATTAACAGGAAAAGGTGCCGGTTGGGGTGGTTCATTGATACGCCCACAGGCAACAGGTTATGGTAATGTATATTTTGTAGAGTATATGCTGATGACCAGAGACCAGAATATGGAAGACCAAATAGTAATAATCTCAGGCTCAGGAAATGTAGCGCAGTATGCTGCTGAAAAAGCTATGCAGATGGGAGCTGAAGTTATTACTTTGTCCGATTCATCGGGATATATCAAAATCGACGGAGGTATAACCGAGGAAATATTAAAATACCTGATGTATATTAAAAATGAGAAGAGAGGCCGTATTAAAGAAGTTGCCGATAAATTTGAAAATATCCAATTTTTTGAAGGTAAAAAACCATGGGGCGAAAAAGCTGATATAGCAATGCCTTGTGCCACTCAAAATGAAATCAACAAAGAGGATGCTGAAACATTGGTGGCAAATAGAGTTATATGTGTTGCCGAAGGAGCCAACATGCCATCAGATAACGATGCGATAAAGGTATTTCAGAAAGCAAGAATTTTATATGCTCCCGGCAAAGCATCTAATGCAGGTGGTGTAG
Above is a genomic segment from Bacteroidota bacterium containing:
- the gdhA gene encoding NADP-specific glutamate dehydrogenase: MLVDVKEVNSTGVKEFMDLVKRHNPNEPEFLQAVEEVAEVIIPFINENKKYQGKKLLERMIEPERVIIFRVPWINDKGEIIINRGFRIEMNSAIGPYKGGLRFHPSVNLSILKFLAFEQVFKNSLTTLPMGGAKGGSDFDPKGKSDNDIMSFSQSFMTELFRHIGPNTDVPAGDIGVGGREIGYLFGQYKRLRNEFTGVLTGKGAGWGGSLIRPQATGYGNVYFVEYMLMTRDQNMEDQIVIISGSGNVAQYAAEKAMQMGAEVITLSDSSGYIKIDGGITEEILKYLMYIKNEKRGRIKEVADKFENIQFFEGKKPWGEKADIAMPCATQNEINKEDAETLVANRVICVAEGANMPSDNDAIKVFQKARILYAPGKASNAGGVAVSGLEMAQNSIRYNWSGVEVDSKLHMIMKDVHKACMKYGGNKDDSTIDYVKGANIAGFVKVADAMLAQGVV